The region CAAAAGCGCTGTAAAAAAACTTGAGGCATTGAAAACAGCTCCCACTGCAGCAGCAGCAAAAGCTATGTGTGCAATGCCATCACCAAAAAAGGACATCCTTCTTAAAACAACATGCACACCCACCAGCGAAGTCGACAAAGCTGTTAAAATACCAGCAAAAAATGCTTTCAAAAGAAAAAAGTACATATCAATCATCTTTATCACCATGATCATGGATTATGGGTTTCACTTTGTAACCGTACAGTTTTTCAAAAAATTCCCTGGAAATCAAAGAATTCTCACACAAGTCATGCTCAAGCATTTTTTGATTTATACAAAAAACCCCATCTGAAAAATCCATGACAAACCCTATATCGTGGCTGACCATTAAAACTGTCATATCATTATCTACAAAACTTTTTACCATCGTATAAAACATTTGCTGACTTCTTGTATCAAGTCCCGTGGTGGGCTCATCGAGAATCAATAACTTCGGTCTGGAGACGATTGCCCTCGCAATGAGAACTCTCTGCTGTTGACCACCGCTTAATTCGGAAAAAAAAGCATTTTTGAAATCACTCATACCAACTTTTTTCAAAGCATCGTCTATGAGTTCTTCTTCTCCCATGTCTCGTTCGCGCAAACCCATTTTTACAACATCGTATACTTTTATGGGAAAAAAGCGTTGGGCAGACAAGCGCTGAGGCAAATAACCAACCGTATAAATACGCAGGTATTTTTGATTTGAAAGGCCAAATATTTTTATTTCACCACTTTCAGGTTTTATGAGATTCAAGATAGCCTTCACAAGAGTGGTTTTTCCCCCACCATTTGGGCCAATTATCGTATAAAGGCCGCTCTTTTTAACACAAAAATTGACTTTTTCCAGAATAATTTTTCCATCTATAGAAACTGTTAAGTCCTTAACCGTTAATGGCTTTTCCAAAAACCTCTCCTCCTACAGACTAATTTTATCATTCAATAATGGGTAGTGTAGAATATTGTTCAAGAGGTGAGAAAGTTGGAGAAAAAAGACAGGTTATCTCAGATTTCCGAAAGGCAAAAGAGAATCGAACAAAATCTTTCCAGAATCAAACACAAAATAGCTGTTCTCAGCGGTAAAGGAGGTGTTGGAAAAACAACTGTGGCTGTGAATATAGCAGTTGCTCTGGCCGAAGAAGGTTTCGAAGTTGGTCTTGCAGATCTGGATATTCATGGTCCTAATGTAGCCCGAATGCTTGGATTAAGAGACGAACCATTTATGAAAAATGGACTAATACAGCCACCAAAGTTTCTGAATAATCTTAAAGTTCTTTCAATGGCAATGCTTCTCAATGATGGGCAACCTGTTGTATGGAGAGGACCATTAAAACACACTATTATTCAGCAGTTCCTTGGTGACGCCGATTGGGGTGATCTGGATTTTTTGATATTCGATTTACCACCAGGAACAGGGGACGAAGCACTGAGCCTCTTTCAAATCGTTAAACTCGATGGAACACTGATCGTCACTACCCCGCAACGTGTTGCGATTGACGATGTTCTGAGGGCAATCAATTTTGTTCATGAAATGGGGCAATCAGTAATCGGGTTTGCGATGAATATGTCTTATCTCATCTGTCCTAATTGTAAAACCAGAATCAATCCTTTTGGCGAGAAAACCACAGGTGAATTAATTGATTTAACGGGTGTGGAATGCCTTGGAGAAATACCCATGGATCCAGCAATAGCTTCATACTCAGACGCTGGAAAACCTGTTGTTTCGTATATGAGAGGCTCCGAGGCAGAGAAAAGTTTCAGAAATATCGTTGCAGGTATACTTTCTAAAATTGGAGGTTGATCGATATATCTATTTTTGCATCTCTAGCTCATTTTATCTCGGATTTTTATGTCTCATTTCTTACACCGCTTGGCCCATACTTTATGGATAAGTACCAAATTACAGCAAAACAGATCGCATTTTTTATTACGGCAATATCTTTCATCTCGTCTGTCTTTCAGATATTCTTTGGAATAATTGCTGATAACGTTAAAGACAGATTTCGATTCATTTATTTGCTCACAGCGACAACAATTTTTCTGATAAGCTTGATCGACTTTGCCCATAGTATAGTAACTTTGTTCATTTTATTTCTTGTAGCTTATTTTGCTAATTCAGCTTTTCATCCAGCAGGTGCATCTTTATCCCACAGTGTTTCGGAAAGAGGAATGCCAATTTTTGTATCTGCCGGGACGATAGGAGCAGCACTTGGCCCGGTTTTTGTAACTGCGTTTTCATATTTTAATTTGAAACACCTCTGGATAATTGGCTTACCACTTTTAGCTCTTTTAGCTCTATTTATCAAACCTGAAAGAGCCAAATATACCAGGCCAGACAAACCAAAAGAAAAATTTCATTTTTCGAAGATCTCAACTCTTATGGATTTATGGATTATGGTAACCATGAGAACACTCATAATGTCTGTCGTGCATCTTTATGCTCCAATTTTGTCTGTACAAAGAGGGTATTCTCTGATTTTTGGTGGTAGTCTATTATCGATAGGTATAGCTGTGGGGGTTTTCACAACTGTATTGGGAGCGTGGATAAGCAAAAAAATTGGCAATAATCTTGTTAATTTCGCGAGCTTTCTTGGTATGAGTGTAGCTTTGTTTATGCTAATAACTTCATCGAGTGCATTCTCGACGATCTTAAGCTATACATTGATCGATGCTTTTGGTTATCTGACCATGTCTTCCAACGTTACTCAAGCTCAGATAACCCTGCCAAATCATACATCGTTTGCTTCGTCTTTCGTCATGGGATTCGCATGGGCATGCGGAACAGGACTCAGATTTCTCCTGATAATGCCCTTTGGCGACAATATAACCATCGTTTTTTACACAACCGCTTTCATATCTATCGCGATGGCTATCTTCACCATGACCTGGCACAGAATAAAATCAAAAAAACAACCACTCAGGGGGAGTTGAAATGGAACCAAGAAAGGTCGCCATGTACTATACTCTGATTTATATCGCAATTTTTATAATTCTCAGCCTCATATACAGAAATTTTTTCAATACTGTCTTGCTAACCTTCATAGCTGTCATGATAGTCGATGCCGTAGCGAGTTTTATAACCAGATTTCTTCATGTTCCAAAAAGAATAGCGACGGTAATAGCGTTGTTGATATATTTTTTCGCTCTCATATGGGGACTTGTTATGATCGTACCAAACGCCTTTACACAGATAGCGGATTTTTACAAACTTATCACAGATATCATTGAAAAAAGAACCTGGGAACAGTATATAAATAACGAAGAGTTGATAAATGCACTTAACGCACTTGTAGATTTCATAGAGCCAAGCATTGCGCAACTTGCTAATTATTTGCTCAGAGAGGCAGCGGCTCATATTCCGGGTGTAATTGTTGTACTGTTTTTCTCAATACTTGGTGCAGTTTATGTCTCTCTATATGCGCATCATATAGTTCAGGTTGTTCCGCTTCTGTATCCAAGAAAATGTAGAGATGGGATAAATGAATTTTTATCCGAACTGAAAATAAATATGCGTAGATTTATAGGTGTTATAGCTTTAAATGCCGTCATAGTTGGAATAGCGTTTGCTCTGCTTTTCAGATTCATGAATTTACCCTACGCACCTTTGATAGCTTTCTGGGCATTTCTAACCAATTTTATACCCATTGTTGGAGTAATTTTCGAATTCATACCAATTTTTCTCTTCTCACTTTCTCTGGGGCTGACAGGAATGTTCTGGATAATTACCTTTTCAATACTAATTCACCTTTCAGTCTTTATATTTTTCTTCGAAGCCATGAAGGGTTATGCACGGGTAAATCCTGTTTTAATGATATTCTCAATACTCATAACCTCTGAAATATTCGGCCCGGTTGGCATATTTTTCGGGGTTCCTGCAGCAGTTTTTGTTGTAGTTTTCTACAAACAGTTCATTAAAGCTCAATTAGAAAGTGAGTGAAAAACCTTAATGAAATACCAGATGGTTTATTTTGATCTGGATAATACTTTGCTCGATTTTTCCCGTTCTGAAAAGGAAGCTCTAAAACTAACACTGCTGGAGTACGGGATTTTAATAAACGAGTCGCAAATAGAACTGTATATAGAAATAAACAAAAAATGGTGGCAGGCATTTTCGAAAGGCCTTTACAGTAAAGATTACATCGTCAGAGCAAGATTTAAAGATTTTCTGGAGAAAATCGAAGCAAAAAGAGTAGAATACAGTGAAGCTGCAGAAAAATATTTAAAAAATCTCTCCAACCTGGCTTATTTCATGCCAGGTGCTGAAGAATTTTTGACGAAGATGAAATTATCTGGCCAAAAAATGGCTGTGCTGACAAATGGTGTTCGGGCTGTTCAGGAAAAGAGGGCAAAAATTCTAAAACTTGACAGGTTTATCGAGTTCATTTTAAGCTCAGAGCAAGTTGGTAAACCCAAACCAGATCCTGCTTTATTTGTAGAAGCTTCTCGACTCAGTGGAATCTCTTTGAGTGAATGTGTTTATATTGGCGATGATCCAGAGGTAGATTTCAAAGCTGCTAAAAACGCCGGCACAGAATTTATCTTGCTTGATTATGCCGGCGTTTATCCAGATTTTGAACACAATAGGGTAGAAAACTTCGACGAACTCTATTTAAAACTAAGCATGTGAATTTATCCAGCAATAAACTTCCTCGGCAACTGTGCGAATGCTCTCATCTTCAAACGGCGATGAAAGTTTCGACACCTTCAAAAGTTCTGTGAAAGGCAAACTACCACCGACATCACACAATTTTACGTAATCTGCAAAAGCACTTCTAAAATCTGAACGCGATCTGATCCAGAACTGAAATGCACATATTTGGGCAAGTACATAGTCAATATAATAAAATGGGTTCTCGAATATATGCATCTGCTGGTGCCATCTTCCACCATTTTCTAAGAACTGATTGCCGTCGTAATCAATCTCGGGCATGTAAGTTTTTTCAATATCTCTCCAAATTTTCCTTCTTTCCCTGGGAGTCATATCTGGATTTTCATAGACAAGGTGCTGGAATTCATCAACACATGTCCCGTAAGGTATAAAATTCAAAGCACCCCACAGATGAACAAGTTTTGCCTTTTCTGCCTGTTCTTTGTAGAATAAATGCATCCACGGCCATGCAAAAAACTCCATACCCATCGAATGAATCTCGCATGCCTCAAGTGTTGGCCAGTGATACTCAGGAATATCAAAATTTCTGCTTCTGAAAACCTGGAAAGCGTGCCCGGCCTCGTGAGTTAAAACCTCGACATCATGCTCGGTGCCATTAAAGTTTGCAAAGATAAAAGGGGATCTATAGTTTGGCACAAAATGGCAAAATCCCCCTGGGTATTTTCCATCTCTGGCCTTCAAATCCATCAATTCATTTTGCAACATAAAAGAGAAGAATTCATCAGTCTGTTGAGACATTTCTGCGTACATCTCTCTTGCTTTGCGGACAATTTCGTCTTCATCTCCTT is a window of Pseudothermotoga elfii DSM 9442 = NBRC 107921 DNA encoding:
- a CDS encoding MFS transporter; the encoded protein is MIDISIFASLAHFISDFYVSFLTPLGPYFMDKYQITAKQIAFFITAISFISSVFQIFFGIIADNVKDRFRFIYLLTATTIFLISLIDFAHSIVTLFILFLVAYFANSAFHPAGASLSHSVSERGMPIFVSAGTIGAALGPVFVTAFSYFNLKHLWIIGLPLLALLALFIKPERAKYTRPDKPKEKFHFSKISTLMDLWIMVTMRTLIMSVVHLYAPILSVQRGYSLIFGGSLLSIGIAVGVFTTVLGAWISKKIGNNLVNFASFLGMSVALFMLITSSSAFSTILSYTLIDAFGYLTMSSNVTQAQITLPNHTSFASSFVMGFAWACGTGLRFLLIMPFGDNITIVFYTTAFISIAMAIFTMTWHRIKSKKQPLRGS
- a CDS encoding YjjG family noncanonical pyrimidine nucleotidase — encoded protein: MKYQMVYFDLDNTLLDFSRSEKEALKLTLLEYGILINESQIELYIEINKKWWQAFSKGLYSKDYIVRARFKDFLEKIEAKRVEYSEAAEKYLKNLSNLAYFMPGAEEFLTKMKLSGQKMAVLTNGVRAVQEKRAKILKLDRFIEFILSSEQVGKPKPDPALFVEASRLSGISLSECVYIGDDPEVDFKAAKNAGTEFILLDYAGVYPDFEHNRVENFDELYLKLSM
- a CDS encoding AI-2E family transporter, whose product is MEPRKVAMYYTLIYIAIFIILSLIYRNFFNTVLLTFIAVMIVDAVASFITRFLHVPKRIATVIALLIYFFALIWGLVMIVPNAFTQIADFYKLITDIIEKRTWEQYINNEELINALNALVDFIEPSIAQLANYLLREAAAHIPGVIVVLFFSILGAVYVSLYAHHIVQVVPLLYPRKCRDGINEFLSELKINMRRFIGVIALNAVIVGIAFALLFRFMNLPYAPLIAFWAFLTNFIPIVGVIFEFIPIFLFSLSLGLTGMFWIITFSILIHLSVFIFFFEAMKGYARVNPVLMIFSILITSEIFGPVGIFFGVPAAVFVVVFYKQFIKAQLESE
- a CDS encoding Mrp/NBP35 family ATP-binding protein; this translates as MEKKDRLSQISERQKRIEQNLSRIKHKIAVLSGKGGVGKTTVAVNIAVALAEEGFEVGLADLDIHGPNVARMLGLRDEPFMKNGLIQPPKFLNNLKVLSMAMLLNDGQPVVWRGPLKHTIIQQFLGDADWGDLDFLIFDLPPGTGDEALSLFQIVKLDGTLIVTTPQRVAIDDVLRAINFVHEMGQSVIGFAMNMSYLICPNCKTRINPFGEKTTGELIDLTGVECLGEIPMDPAIASYSDAGKPVVSYMRGSEAEKSFRNIVAGILSKIGG
- a CDS encoding M3 family oligoendopeptidase; the protein is MRFSEFVYKRPDLEQFKVDFEKTVADLRKAKTFQEADLIVKQLNKMREDFSTASSICMIRYCMNTNDEFYKAEKDFFDTATPVVEGLTTLFYRTLLDSNFRDDLEKIYGKQLFNIASLTVKTFKPEILDDLVEENKLSTQYAQLVSSAQISFKGKKMTIPQLRALMISKERNERKEAAEALYSFFSANEEKSDQIYDRLVRLRTEIARKLGYVSFTQLGYDRLTRSDYNEKMVEKLREAIKRYIVPVVAKLREKQAEHLELKKLKYYDLSVILKQGNPKPQGDEDEIVRKAREMYAEMSQQTDEFFSFMLQNELMDLKARDGKYPGGFCHFVPNYRSPFIFANFNGTEHDVEVLTHEAGHAFQVFRSRNFDIPEYHWPTLEACEIHSMGMEFFAWPWMHLFYKEQAEKAKLVHLWGALNFIPYGTCVDEFQHLVYENPDMTPRERRKIWRDIEKTYMPEIDYDGNQFLENGGRWHQQMHIFENPFYYIDYVLAQICAFQFWIRSRSDFRSAFADYVKLCDVGGSLPFTELLKVSKLSSPFEDESIRTVAEEVYCWINSHA
- a CDS encoding metal ABC transporter ATP-binding protein codes for the protein MEKPLTVKDLTVSIDGKIILEKVNFCVKKSGLYTIIGPNGGGKTTLVKAILNLIKPESGEIKIFGLSNQKYLRIYTVGYLPQRLSAQRFFPIKVYDVVKMGLRERDMGEEELIDDALKKVGMSDFKNAFFSELSGGQQQRVLIARAIVSRPKLLILDEPTTGLDTRSQQMFYTMVKSFVDNDMTVLMVSHDIGFVMDFSDGVFCINQKMLEHDLCENSLISREFFEKLYGYKVKPIIHDHGDKDD